The following proteins come from a genomic window of Gottfriedia acidiceleris:
- a CDS encoding glycosyltransferase — MKLAIIGHDLKFINEAIKRFEARSDIEIKIDLWEGHTIHQVGKSLEIVNWADVLFCEWGLGNVIWYQEHKKDHQVLIVRMHRFEMNTPFPERFDFTKIDKIIAISSYIYEEFHRVAKIPREKMIVIQNGVDVGRFHLPKQYDADFRIGLLGYVPKLKRLDRALEIFEKLYEKDNRYTLSIKGKHPKEFPWVWNNQQEQDYYTSLFRKIEKSHYRNQVQFEEWGDSAEWLESIGYVLSVSDYESFHLAPVEGMASCAVPIVLNREGARTIFPDEYIFESLDQAAQYIADSRKGSRKELVEFVKENYCMDKMCSEILSLIDELQVKLVH; from the coding sequence ATGAAACTGGCGATTATAGGGCATGATTTAAAATTTATTAACGAAGCGATAAAGAGGTTTGAAGCTAGGAGTGACATAGAAATAAAAATAGATTTATGGGAAGGCCATACAATTCATCAAGTTGGTAAAAGCTTAGAAATCGTTAATTGGGCGGATGTTCTTTTTTGCGAGTGGGGACTTGGAAATGTCATTTGGTATCAGGAGCATAAAAAGGATCATCAAGTGTTAATTGTTAGAATGCATCGTTTTGAAATGAATACTCCTTTTCCAGAACGATTTGATTTTACGAAGATTGATAAGATTATTGCAATTTCTTCTTATATATATGAGGAGTTCCATCGTGTTGCAAAAATTCCTAGAGAAAAGATGATTGTCATTCAAAATGGTGTTGATGTTGGTCGATTCCATTTGCCTAAGCAATATGATGCAGATTTTCGAATTGGATTACTTGGTTATGTACCGAAGTTAAAACGATTGGATCGGGCGCTTGAGATATTTGAAAAGTTATACGAAAAAGATAACCGATATACTCTTTCGATAAAAGGAAAGCATCCGAAAGAGTTTCCGTGGGTTTGGAATAATCAACAAGAGCAGGATTATTATACAAGTTTATTTCGAAAAATTGAGAAATCCCACTATCGTAATCAAGTTCAGTTTGAAGAGTGGGGAGATTCAGCGGAATGGCTCGAGTCGATTGGTTATGTCTTATCAGTTAGCGATTATGAAAGTTTTCACTTAGCACCCGTTGAAGGGATGGCTTCTTGCGCTGTGCCAATTGTATTAAATCGTGAAGGGGCTCGTACGATATTCCCTGATGAGTATATTTTCGAATCACTGGATCAAGCAGCGCAGTACATTGCGGATAGTAGAAAAGGATCTAGGAAAGAACTAGTTGAATTTGTGAAGGAAAATTACTGTATGGATAAAATGTGTTCAGAGATTTTGAGTCTCATTGATGAGTTACAAGTAAAATTAGTTCATTAA
- the wecB gene encoding non-hydrolyzing UDP-N-acetylglucosamine 2-epimerase has translation MTIFGTRPEAIKMAPLVLELAKHPDQIESIVTVTAQHRQMLDQVLEIFEITPNYDLNIMKDRQTLIDVTTRGLEGLNKIMQEVKPDIVLVHGDTTTTFIASLAAFYNQIAIGHVEAGLRTWDKYSPYPEEMNRQLTGVMADLHFSPTTKSAQNLLAENKKEETIFITGNTAIDALKTTVKEEYSHPVLDQIGNDRLVLMTAHRRENLGEPMRNMFKAIKRLVEKHSDIQVVYPVHMNPVVREIANEVLGNDTRIHLIEPLDVIDFHNFAARSHLILTDSGGVQEEAPSLGVPVLVLRDTTERPEGIDAGTLKLAGTDEEVIFSLADELLSDEEAHAKMSKASNPYGDGEASRRIVEVIIQHFNHKTK, from the coding sequence ATGACAATTTTTGGAACAAGACCAGAAGCGATTAAGATGGCGCCACTAGTGCTTGAGCTTGCTAAACATCCTGATCAAATAGAATCCATTGTGACGGTTACAGCTCAGCATCGCCAAATGTTGGATCAAGTTCTTGAAATTTTTGAAATCACACCTAATTATGATTTAAATATAATGAAGGATCGCCAAACTTTAATCGATGTAACAACACGAGGTTTGGAAGGTTTAAATAAGATTATGCAAGAAGTAAAACCGGACATTGTATTAGTTCATGGTGATACGACAACTACTTTTATTGCTAGTCTTGCAGCTTTTTATAATCAAATTGCTATTGGTCATGTTGAAGCTGGTTTACGTACTTGGGACAAGTATTCACCATATCCAGAAGAAATGAACCGTCAATTAACTGGTGTTATGGCAGATTTGCATTTTTCTCCTACGACAAAATCAGCACAAAATTTGTTAGCTGAAAATAAAAAGGAAGAAACGATTTTTATTACTGGTAATACTGCGATCGATGCACTTAAAACAACTGTAAAAGAAGAGTATTCGCATCCTGTTCTTGACCAGATTGGGAATGACAGATTAGTCTTAATGACTGCACATCGTCGTGAAAATTTAGGGGAACCAATGAGAAATATGTTTAAAGCGATTAAGCGCTTAGTCGAAAAACATAGCGATATTCAAGTTGTATATCCTGTACACATGAATCCTGTTGTTCGCGAAATTGCAAATGAAGTTTTAGGAAATGATACTCGAATTCATTTAATCGAGCCACTAGATGTGATTGATTTCCATAACTTTGCTGCGAGATCACATTTAATTCTAACTGATTCTGGTGGTGTACAAGAAGAGGCACCATCATTAGGCGTACCAGTACTTGTTTTACGTGATACGACAGAACGCCCTGAAGGAATTGATGCGGGTACATTAAAGCTTGCTGGAACTGACGAAGAAGTCATTTTCTCGTTAGCTGACGAACTGTTATCGGATGAAGAGGCACATGCAAAAATGTCTAAAGCATCTAATCCATATGGAGACGGCGAAGCTTCTAGAAGAATTGTTGAAGTCATTATTCAACATTTTAATCATAAAACAAAGTAA
- the galU gene encoding UTP--glucose-1-phosphate uridylyltransferase GalU, giving the protein MKKVRKAIIPAAGLGTRFLPATKAMPKEMLPIVDKPTIQYIVEEAIESGIEDIIIVTGKGKRAIEDHFDRAFELEKTLYEKEKYSLLEEVKIPSNIEIHYIRQKEPRGLGHAVWCARNFIGDEPFAVLLGDDIVDGEVPALKQLIDQYHITYSSVIGVQPVASEETHRYGIVDPLLQNGRRYEVKNFVEKPAPGTIDSNLAILGRYVLTPEIFMFLEEQNIGTGGEIQLTDAIQKLNRIQRVFAYDFEGTRYDVGEKLGFIKTNIEFALKKEEIREDLIQYLKKILSVEVQL; this is encoded by the coding sequence ATGAAGAAAGTCAGAAAAGCGATTATTCCAGCTGCGGGCCTTGGTACGCGATTTTTACCTGCAACAAAAGCCATGCCGAAAGAAATGCTACCGATCGTAGATAAGCCAACCATTCAATACATCGTTGAAGAAGCGATTGAATCGGGTATAGAAGATATTATTATTGTAACCGGTAAAGGTAAGCGTGCGATTGAAGACCATTTTGATCGAGCATTTGAGTTAGAAAAAACTTTATATGAGAAAGAAAAGTACTCTCTTTTAGAAGAAGTAAAAATTCCTTCAAATATTGAGATTCATTATATACGTCAAAAGGAACCAAGAGGATTAGGTCACGCAGTTTGGTGTGCACGCAATTTTATTGGAGATGAACCATTTGCGGTTTTACTTGGTGATGATATCGTTGATGGAGAAGTTCCGGCTTTAAAGCAATTAATTGATCAATACCATATAACTTACTCATCAGTTATTGGTGTTCAACCTGTAGCTAGTGAAGAGACTCATCGATACGGTATTGTTGACCCATTATTACAAAATGGTAGAAGATACGAAGTAAAGAATTTTGTTGAAAAGCCAGCTCCTGGAACAATTGATTCGAACTTAGCCATTTTGGGTAGATATGTACTGACACCAGAAATATTTATGTTTTTAGAAGAACAAAATATTGGTACTGGCGGAGAAATTCAATTAACTGATGCAATTCAAAAATTAAATCGAATTCAACGTGTATTCGCTTATGATTTTGAAGGAACAAGATATGATGTAGGTGAAAAACTAGGATTTATAAAAACAAACATTGAATTTGCATTAAAAAAAGAAGAAATAAGAGAAGACTTGATTCAATATTTAAAAAAGATTCTTTCAGTAGAAGTTCAGCTTTAA
- a CDS encoding GDP-mannose 4,6-dehydratase — protein MKKILITGGAGFIGSNLVKMYIDKGYQVVVVDDLSSGNITTLPPNVTFYEERICNSKFIDIVLKEKPDIINHHAAQIDIQFSIQNPLEDAKINILGTINLLEAVRKLKEEKEVTLVYASSAAVYGNPVYLGVDENHQKHPISFYGISKLTPEYYINVYHQLYEIPFTILRYANVYGIGQDPKGEGGVISILMDKIISNSTFTVFGDGEQTRDYIYVEDVASANFNAGEKPANDVCNVGTNVKTSLNTLLEVTEQILNRKIEVQYQDERSGDIRDSYLTNEKIHSLLNWQPAYTLYEGLEKTLNYYIQQANKDVE, from the coding sequence ATGAAAAAGATCTTAATTACAGGCGGTGCTGGTTTTATTGGTTCAAATCTTGTAAAAATGTATATAGACAAAGGTTACCAAGTTGTAGTTGTAGATGATCTTTCAAGTGGAAACATAACTACTCTTCCACCAAATGTTACTTTTTACGAAGAGAGAATTTGTAATTCTAAATTTATTGATATCGTACTTAAAGAAAAACCAGATATCATCAATCATCACGCAGCACAAATCGATATTCAATTTTCAATCCAAAATCCTTTAGAAGACGCAAAAATTAATATTTTAGGTACAATCAATTTATTAGAGGCTGTACGCAAACTAAAAGAAGAAAAAGAAGTAACACTTGTCTATGCTTCTTCAGCAGCTGTTTATGGTAATCCGGTCTATTTAGGAGTGGATGAGAATCATCAAAAACACCCTATTTCTTTTTATGGCATTTCAAAATTAACACCTGAATATTACATAAATGTATACCATCAATTATATGAAATCCCTTTTACTATTCTTAGATATGCCAATGTATATGGTATTGGCCAAGATCCAAAAGGTGAAGGTGGAGTTATTAGTATTCTGATGGATAAAATCATATCAAATTCTACCTTTACGGTTTTCGGAGACGGCGAGCAAACTAGAGATTATATCTACGTAGAAGATGTTGCTTCAGCAAACTTCAATGCAGGTGAAAAACCAGCAAATGATGTATGTAATGTTGGTACAAACGTAAAAACATCTTTAAATACATTATTAGAGGTTACAGAACAAATTCTTAACCGAAAAATTGAAGTTCAATACCAAGATGAACGAAGTGGCGATATTCGTGATAGCTATTTAACAAACGAAAAAATACACTCATTATTAAATTGGCAACCAGCCTACACTTTGTATGAAGGTCTTGAAAAAACATTGAACTATTACATTCAACAAGCTAACAAGGACGTTGAATGA
- a CDS encoding bifunctional glycosyltransferase/CDP-glycerol:glycerophosphate glycerophosphotransferase produces the protein MSFELIINPDLKDVKVSLIIPVYNVEEYIEVTCSSLVNQSLKNIEIIFVDDGSSDQSVELIKQYAKDYPNIVLGIQDNSGPGTARNNGKKIARGEYIGFVDSDDLLPHDAIEAMYQAAIDENADVVTGQSLSFNSTQKWFIGSHVSNGVNIPGEKSLISTPGLLYSLGPCNKLFKATHVKNINFPKNIKVTEDHPFIIEAYLKANRIFTVDKVIYYYRSREDEDNISLSQIVRVNSVKVINDILKSLSISDPLWDQYVVNKFERNQLKAHYYQRIVMADIWPAVNSAIRSMDTETQVESLKLFLEFVNKIDIHLYNKIPAIPRILSYEFVNRYHFMSPEAKRIHLDLLKVWEERLNPEMAHQLITSKFKQEVNSCLEAVRKNSLSPINSLVRMKANKKRKNKFSSRLKSAFARRVVLNFAKMLPMKDEIIFASNKSTGLQDSYYFIYEELIKTKPEYKIIGHFIRKRNFSELCKMYYDFGRAKYVILNDYHRPLYNVNLRKDTKIIQVWHACGAFKKFGLSAVGYKDSNSKDFEIKAHTSYSNVIVSCDEIIPFYAEAFNVPESKVLALGLPRTDFFYNDEMLESVKNNYFNKYPMLKGKKIITYAPTFRGSPKERKNFNLQLNLIQMANNLQDEYVLVLKLHPAVKKAIVIPQEAKDFVIDLGNHDMNEVLYLTDILISDYSSLVFEYAILERPMIFYAYDLEEYLDERSFFYDYDEFVPGPIVRTTDEIINIIKEGNYDLQKVAEFNHRFNKYQDGQSAKRLIQTLIK, from the coding sequence ATGAGTTTTGAATTAATAATCAACCCTGATTTAAAGGACGTTAAAGTTAGTTTAATCATCCCTGTATACAATGTAGAGGAATATATTGAAGTAACCTGTTCATCCTTAGTTAATCAATCACTTAAAAATATCGAAATTATATTTGTAGACGATGGTTCAAGTGATCAAAGTGTTGAATTAATAAAACAATATGCAAAAGATTATCCTAATATTGTATTAGGAATTCAAGATAATAGCGGACCTGGTACTGCTAGAAATAATGGAAAGAAGATTGCTAGAGGTGAGTATATCGGCTTTGTCGATTCTGATGATTTATTACCTCACGATGCAATCGAAGCAATGTACCAAGCAGCAATTGATGAAAATGCAGATGTTGTTACAGGGCAATCTTTAAGCTTTAATAGTACTCAAAAATGGTTTATTGGCAGTCATGTTAGTAATGGAGTAAATATACCTGGAGAAAAGTCATTAATCTCAACCCCTGGACTACTCTATTCTCTTGGACCTTGTAATAAACTTTTTAAAGCTACCCACGTCAAAAATATCAATTTTCCTAAAAACATTAAAGTAACCGAGGACCATCCTTTTATAATAGAAGCATACTTAAAGGCCAATCGAATTTTCACCGTTGATAAAGTTATTTATTACTATCGTTCTAGAGAAGATGAAGATAATATTTCTTTATCTCAAATTGTCAGAGTTAATTCTGTTAAGGTCATAAATGATATTTTAAAGAGTCTTTCAATTTCCGATCCTCTTTGGGATCAATATGTTGTAAACAAATTTGAACGCAATCAATTAAAAGCGCATTACTACCAAAGAATCGTAATGGCAGATATATGGCCAGCAGTTAACAGCGCGATTCGAAGTATGGACACTGAGACCCAAGTTGAGAGTTTAAAACTTTTTTTGGAATTTGTAAATAAAATTGATATTCATCTTTATAACAAAATCCCAGCTATCCCTCGGATTCTATCCTACGAATTCGTTAATCGATATCATTTTATGAGTCCAGAAGCAAAACGAATTCATTTAGACTTACTAAAGGTTTGGGAAGAAAGATTAAATCCAGAAATGGCTCATCAATTAATAACTTCTAAATTTAAACAAGAGGTTAATTCTTGTTTGGAGGCCGTCAGAAAAAATAGTTTATCTCCGATTAATAGCCTGGTTAGAATGAAAGCAAATAAAAAAAGGAAAAACAAATTCTCAAGTCGGCTAAAAAGTGCCTTCGCTAGACGGGTTGTCCTAAATTTTGCAAAAATGCTACCAATGAAAGATGAGATTATATTTGCTTCAAATAAATCAACTGGACTTCAAGACTCTTATTATTTTATATACGAAGAACTGATTAAAACAAAACCAGAGTACAAAATTATTGGTCATTTTATTAGAAAGCGTAATTTCTCTGAGTTATGTAAAATGTATTATGATTTTGGACGTGCTAAATATGTCATACTGAATGATTATCACAGACCTCTTTATAATGTAAATTTACGAAAAGATACGAAAATCATTCAAGTATGGCATGCGTGTGGAGCCTTCAAAAAATTTGGACTTAGCGCAGTAGGCTATAAAGATAGTAATAGTAAGGATTTTGAAATAAAAGCACATACTTCCTATTCCAATGTGATCGTTTCTTGCGATGAGATTATTCCTTTTTATGCAGAGGCATTTAACGTTCCTGAATCGAAGGTTTTAGCCTTAGGATTACCAAGAACCGACTTTTTTTATAATGACGAGATGTTAGAGTCAGTAAAAAATAACTATTTTAATAAGTATCCAATGTTGAAAGGCAAAAAAATTATTACTTATGCTCCTACATTTAGAGGTAGTCCTAAAGAGCGAAAGAATTTTAATTTACAATTAAATCTAATCCAAATGGCCAATAACCTTCAAGATGAGTATGTACTAGTCCTTAAACTACATCCAGCCGTAAAAAAAGCGATTGTCATTCCACAAGAAGCAAAAGACTTTGTCATTGATTTAGGGAATCATGATATGAATGAAGTACTTTATCTTACAGATATACTAATCAGTGATTACTCATCACTTGTATTTGAGTATGCAATTTTGGAGCGACCAATGATCTTTTATGCATATGACCTTGAAGAATACTTAGATGAAAGAAGCTTTTTCTATGATTATGATGAATTTGTTCCAGGACCGATTGTCAGAACAACGGATGAAATCATTAACATTATAAAAGAAGGTAACTATGATCTTCAAAAAGTAGCTGAATTTAATCATCGATTTAACAAATATCAAGACGGTCAATCAGCTAAAAGATTAATTCAAACTTTAATTAAATAA